The proteins below come from a single Pichia kudriavzevii chromosome 2, complete sequence genomic window:
- a CDS encoding uncharacterized protein (PKUD0B08880; similar to Saccharomyces cerevisiae YIL144W (TID3); ancestral locus Anc_5.696), giving the protein MNRERARDSGTGNGSLIGPGNTSRSRLLQRQDSFFSPITSSYSQSAVNRRMSLSNPKSMVRSPEKPEMSNERKKRRLSLVPNGNSLKLGAPRHANQTPASKRQSLLSNASAYTLNNTGTQVSSRKSTIPNTPSSARNTPTGRSVQNLVQSSITRSNLPTRRTNNRRESVQLPSSSGNITTSSSNRLYNGRKLRDPRPLKSHRFIENAQNELYEYLSSNKFDIDMRCQLSIKTLSQPTQKDFELIFQWLYKKLDPGYKFSRPSENEFYTLLKFLEYPYLETITKSQLSAVGSNWPAFLGMLHWMLRLVKDSLKLDELDIDSIQDSQSQSQSQSQSHNACSDERFDDLLITSEQSILNKLFISYALKSYKAFLAFGDDDYSEYFDEMNNEYAEYAEEIKRKCSLNKELYNNLRETYDNLVENLDLYDFQLKRGEALKVDVTNLQRHIEMFKDHQQKWQNTLDKLKLDLQNVNESINNSRREKQNIISDLESKGLTLKDIEDLHNEKDKLTDSLNHIDQTQKEIKIKIEEKNKELKSLFFETEAKINTYNQMIYRIFGFLNIPTLPQSSEYIINQINDGCLKSNLGCPPNDIIPQLSTLRSPLENLRLSIQTNTRSNQDSAFQLRQQIDDLNHSAMRFTNQLETLTDDVLLSDKKYAEVRERLEVDSSRMLLDIEEREDEIRNFTLEKERQKMLVERSWRNTEKDFKEFVERIKQRRTNLFVDITKTLDDVVNFKFDIGTELENIVNEVNNELKEHVDSSSVNHIDINRQDIAEEENDREEET; this is encoded by the coding sequence ATGAACAGGGAAAGGGCTAGGGATAGCGGGACTGGGAATGGAAGTCTTATCGGTCCTGGAAATACCAGCAGGTCTCGTCTTTTACAAAGACAAGACagctttttttctccaattaCATCATCGTATTCACAGTCAGCTGTAAATCGGAGAATGTCGTTATCCAATCCAAAAAGTATGGTGAGATCCCCAGAAAAGCCAGAGATGTCGAatgaaaggaaaaaaagaaggttgAGTTTGGTGCCCAATGGCAACAGCTTAAAATTGGGGGCACCAAGACATGCCAATCAGACTCCGGCTTCCAAGCGTCAATCACTTTTAAGCAACGCTAGCGCATATACATTAAACAATACAGGAACACAAGTATCTAGTAGAAAGTCAACTATACCCAACACACCATCATCTGCGAGAAACACACCCACAGGGAGATCTGTCCAGAATCTTGTTCAAAGTTCAATCACAAGATCGAACCTTCCTACCCGTCGCACAAATAACAGACGTGAGTCTGTCCAACTCCCCTCATCAAGTGGAAATATAACAAcgtcttcttcaaacaGACTATACAATGGAAGAAAATTGAGGGATCCAAGGCCCCTCAAAAGTCATAGgtttattgaaaatgcacAGAACGAACTATATGAATACTTATCAAGTaataaatttgatatcGACATGAGATGTCAGCTTTCAATCAAAACGTTATCACAACCCACTCAGAAAGACTTTGAGCTAATATTTCAATGGCTGTACAAAAAGCTAGATCCCGGCTACAAGTTCAGCAGACCTTCAGAAAACGAATTTTATACACTGCTGAAATTTTTAGAGTACCCGTATCTTGAAACAATCACCAAGTCTCAATTGAGTGCTGTTGGCTCAAACTGGCCTGCTTTTTTGGGAATGCTTCATTGGATGCTAAGACTAGTTAAGGATTCACTCAAGTTAGATGAACTAGACATTGATTCGATTCAGGACTCACAGTCCCAGTCCCAATCCCAATCCCAATCACACAATGCATGTTCAGATGAGAGGTTTGACGACTTATTGATCACCAGTGAGCAGTCCATCTTAAACAAACTTTTTATCAGTTATGCTTTGAAATCTTACAAGGCCTTTTTGGCTTTTGGGGATGACGATTATTCAGaatattttgatgaaatgaatAATGAATATGCCGAATATGCTgaggaaatcaaaagaaaatgttcaTTGAACAAAGAATTGTACAATAATTTGAGAGAAACGTATGATAATCTAGTCGAAAACTTGGATCTTTATGATTTTCAACTAAAAAGGGGCGAAGCACTTAAAGTTGATGTCACCAATTTACAGAGGCATATCGAAATGTTCAAggatcatcaacaaaaatggCAGAATACACTAGATAAGCTCAAACTCGATCTGCAAAATGTCAATGAATCTATCAATAATTCGAGGAGGGAAAAACAGAATATCATTTCGGATTTGGAAAGCAAAGGTTTGACATTAAAAGATATCGAAGATCTTCACAATGAGAAGGATAAACTCACAGATAGCTTGAATCATATAgatcaaactcaaaaagaaattaagataaaaattgaagagaaaaataaagagtTAAagtcattattttttgagaCGGAAGCAAAAATTAATACTTATAACCAAATGATCTATAGgatttttggttttctcaATATTCCTACGCTTCCGCAATCATCCGAATATATAATCAATCAGATAAACGACGGATGTTTAAAATCCAACTTAGGTTGCCCACCAAATGATATTATTCCTCAACTATCAACGCTGCGTAGCCCACTTGAAAATTTAAGACTTTCAATTCAAACGAATACTCGGTCTAATCAAGATTCTGCCTTCCAACTTCGTCAGCagattgatgatttgaatcATTCTGCTATGAGATTCACAAACCAACTAGAAACATTGACAGATGATGTCTTATTATCAGACAAAAAGTATGCGGAAGTTAGGGAGAGATTAGAAGTCGACTCAAGTAGGATGTTGCTAGATATCgaggaaagagaagatgaaattagaaactttactttggaaaaagaaaggcaGAAAATGCTAGTCGAAAGGAGTTGGAGAAATACAGAAAAGGACTTTAaagaatttgttgaaaggATCAAGCAAAGAAGAACCAATCtatttgttgatattaCCAAAACACTTGATGATGTtgtcaatttcaagttCGATATTGGAACAGAGTTAGAAAATATTGTCAACGAAGTGAATAACGAACTCAAAGAACATGTAGATTCATCTAGCGTCAACCACATAGATATAAATAGGCAAGACATAGcagaggaagaaaatgacAGGGAAGAGGAAACATAA
- a CDS encoding uncharacterized protein (PKUD0B08860; similar to Saccharomyces cerevisiae YBR103W (SIF2); ancestral locus Anc_3.344) produces the protein MSITTDEVNYLIWRYFQEAGLEISAYALDDETDVHTLDATYEKHVPLGCLIDLIQKGILYSKMKSLVESSKTQLDQDDLINMNFNFFTALHEIKENETANERSIMSTDDGEKLEQGKRLPEEEQGVEEEQQKDDEGFIRVIKEYKVLDPSNSISFSPTSGGTISLAHACNTQTDIVDIETNTAVTLPASPLCKEVLLAQWSSNGQLLITAYENGELRLWSSQGALVTVFAMHHWPIVALEWSHNNKYLISIDIRNIVIVWDITTKTIAVHLDKENWKNLTNFSLLVNTVDDSIQNFGTTLCWLDDTKFITPGPNYSLLVNQLVDSKHSIVGVLIGHEESVCAINYNKDLRLLCSASEDGIIRIFKGNSTNSLQVLSGHSLAITYLEWIKLDDKWYILSTSLDGTIRIWDFINNQTLAISCIADGQPILYAASHVSPDGEVILATGDSSASVSIWNISCDKIKQVGLYQHGRPDGHISHISWNLDGTKFAAAFTKGKSVIIKV, from the coding sequence ATGTCAATCACCACAGACGAGGTGAACTATCTCATTTGGAGATACTTTCAAGAAGCAGGACTTGAGATTTCTGCGTATGCATTGGATGACGAGACCGATGTTCACACTTTGGATGCCACGTACGAGAAACACGTGCCATTGGGGTGCCTAATCGACCTCATCCAAAAGGGAATACTTTATTCCAAGATGAAATCGCTGGTGGAATCTTCCAAGACGCAACTGGACCAAGATGATCTTATAAATATgaatttcaacttcttcactGCTTTGcatgaaataaaagaaaacgaGACAGCGAATGAGAGATCCATAATGTCCACTGATGATGGagaaaaacttgaacaAGGAAAACGTTTGCCAGAGGAAGAACAAGGGGTAGAGGAGGAGCAACAAAAGGATGATGAAGGCTTCATCAGAGTCATCAAGGAATACAAAGTATTGGATCCCTCAAATTCTATCTCCTTTTCACCGACCAGTGGCGGAACCATCTCATTAGCGCATGCGTGCAACACCCAGACGGATATTGTTGATatagaaacaaacacaGCAGTGACATTGCCTGCGTCTCCCTTATGCAAAGAGGTGTTGTTGGCACAATGGTCGTCTAATGGCCAGCTGTTGATCACAGCATACGAGAATGGTGAATTACGCCTATGGTCCAGTCAGGGTGCTTTGGTGACGGTTTTCGCAATGCACCACTGGCCAATCGTAGCTTTGGAATGGTCTCATAATAACAAGTATCTTATTTCAATCGACATCCGAAATATCGTCATTGTATGGGACATAACAACCAAAACAATAGCTGTACATTTAGACAAAGAAAACTGGAAAAACTTGACCAACTTCTCGTTGCTAGTGAACACAGTCGATGATTCAATTCAGAATTTTGGTACCACTTTATGTTGGTTGGATGATACGAAGTTTATAACACCAGGCCCAAATTACTCGTTACTAGTGAATCAGCTAGTAGATTCTAAACATTCGATAGTTGGTGTTTTGATAGGCCATGAGGAGTCCGTTTGTGCTATCAATTATAACAAAGACTTGAGGTTGTTATGCTCAGCCAGCGAAGATGGTATCATACGAATCTTCAAGGGTAACTCAACGAACAGCCTGCAAGTCCTATCGGGCCACTCATTGGCAATTACCTATTTGGAGTGGATCAAGCTTGATGATAAATGGTATATATTGAGTACTTCATTAGACGGTACTATACGAATTTGGGATTTTATAAACAACCAAACATTGGCAATCTCATGTATAGCCGATGGACAGCCAATACTGTACGCAGCGTCTCATGTATCGCCAGATGGGGAAGTGATATTGGCTACCGGTGATTCATCGGCAAGTGTGTCCATTTGGAATATCTCCTGtgataaaattaaacaAGTTGGTCTCTACCAACATGGTCGCCCTGATGGTCATATCTCCCACATCAGTTGGAATCTGGACGGCACCAAATTTGCAGCAGCATTTACTAAAGGTAAAAGTGTGATTATTAAAGTGTAG
- a CDS encoding uncharacterized protein (PKUD0B08870; similar to Saccharomyces cerevisiae YGR046W (TAM41); ancestral locus Anc_1.86) yields the protein MSAVLSKRARSVKFKRLTKLESNCLHTKRCPESSTLKLQDFTKHLHAINTNTFKPLSLDYGANQLHSGLRDGSDVDKLLRKLLERFKNVNFAFGYGSKVFPQGKDVDVSNSQIDMILAVRDPVSWHEYNILKNGADYSSLKYLGPRAVSYVGKLGAGVYFNPFVNVTVDGVPLELKYGVTSKESIVDDLTNWSTMYLAGRLHKPVAILEKDPMLILLNQYSLTSAFSLSLLLLHTVENHSVDEFEIFLKIAGLSYMGDPRLKVNGENPNKVRNIVENQYGLFRELYRPIMTNMVESRSSKSSTFKTKVEKEQLAEIIMSLPRGFRSKIFQHYSKISQTDPISNDIILNPTVKGIEDTNGRQRLSYEELSNTTLDISKISNKDWEYLPIKYKLTSSPFLQAMVNEFYGNPTRLQNIIIKCIEETVGSSALVQSVKGILTAGVARSFKYAMAKRAKYKQSTKKSV from the coding sequence ATGTCGGCAGTTTTATCTAAGAGAGCTAGGAGTGTAAAGTTTAAAAGATTGACCAAGCTAGAATCCAATTGCCTCCATACGAAGAGATGTCCGGAATCATCCACGCTAAAATTGCAAGATTTTACAAAACATCTCCATGCCATAAATACAAACACCTTCAAACCTTTGTCATTAGATTACGGAGCAAACCAGCTCCATTCGGGTCTTCGAGATGGATCAGATGTGGATAAGCTGTTACGTAAATTACTAGAGAGATTTAAAAATGTAAACTTTGCCTTCGGCTATGGTTCAAAAGTTTTCCCACAAGGtaaagatgttgatgtttccAACTCACAGATCGACATGATATTGGCTGTTCGTGATCCTGTATCCTGGCATGAGTACAacatattgaaaaatggtgCCGATTattcatctttgaaatatttaGGGCCACGAGCTGTTAGTTATGTTGGAAAATTAGGTGCTGGGGTTTACTTCAATCCATTTGTTAATGTGACCGTTGACGGTGTTCCCCTGGAATTGAAGTATGGCGTCACATCCAAGGAGTCgattgttgatgatttaaCAAATTGGAGTACCATGTACCTGGCAGGCCGGTTGCATAAGCCAGTTGCAATATTAGAGAAGGATCCAATGCTGATTCTCCTAAACCAATACAGTCTCACCAGTGCTTTTAGTTTGTCATTGCTTCTGCTACACACTGTTGAGAATCACAGTGTGGACGAATTTGAGatatttctgaaaattGCTGGCCTGTCATACATGGGGGATCCTAGGTTAAAAGTTAACGGTGAAAACCCAAATAAAGTCAGGAACATAGTAGAGAACCAGTATGGGCTCTTTCGAGAATTATACAGGCCAATTATGACCAATATGGTTGAATCTagatcatcaaaatcttccACGTTTAAAACCAAAGTAGAGAAGGAGCAACTAGCTGAAATAATCATGAGCCTTCCACGAGGGTTTCGTTCAAAGATATTCCAACATTATTCTAAAATTTCCCAAACAGACCCAATTTCAAATGATATAATACTCAACCCAACTGTGAAAGGAATAGAAGATACAAATGGCAGACAGAGATTATCATATGAAGAACTAAGCAATACTACTCTGGACATCAGCAAAATATCGAATAAAGATTGGGAGTATTTACCCATCAAATATAAACTGACAAGTTCACCATTCCTACAAGCAATGGTGAATGAATTTTATGGAAACCCGACAAGGTTACAAAacataataataaaatgtATAGAAGAAACTGTCGGTAGTAGTGCCCTTGTGCAATCTGTGAAAGGCATACTAACAGCTGGGGTTGCCCGTAGCTTCAAATATGCCATGGCCAAACGTGCCAAATATAAACAATCGACAAAGAAAAGCGTTTAA
- a CDS encoding uncharacterized protein (PKUD0B08890; similar to Saccharomyces cerevisiae YIL143C (SSL2); ancestral locus Anc_5.695): MTSVGAAEALQATDKLENLFSDNSSADDTDLDQEQSVTPPAKRRRKLPQKTQEAIDQIKETNNDEEYEEDELLKIRLDRPSDFIPDSVSHIFANNDFSYLRLKPDHPARPIWISPSDGKIYLESFSPLSEQAQDFLVTIAEPVSRPNFMHEYKITTHSLYAAVSVGLETDDIISVLNRLSKVPVATSVVDFIKAATHSYGKVKLVLKHNRYFVESSSAEILRMLLKDDVIGKLRLVRTDEQDTDALVQTQAPTQGDLVIPGTKKNGKSEDKVQQGDDAAGDDSKGADEVENIYADVIAEAEDENADDTVHSFEVAAENVETVKKRCQEIDYPMLEEYDFRNDTRNPDLEIDLKPSTQIRPYQEKSLSKMFGNGRARSGIIVLPCGAGKTLVGITAACTIRKSVIVLCTSSVSVMQWRQQFLQWCTIQPENVAVFTSENKQMFRGESGLVVSTYSMVANTRNRSHDSQKVMDFLTSREWGFIILDEVHVVPAAMFRRVVTALATHAKLGLTATLVREDEKISDLNFLIGPKMYEANWMELSQKGHIAKVQCAEVWCPMTSEFYQEYLRENARKRMLLYIMNPTKFQACQFLIQYHESRGDKIIVFSDNVYALQEYALKLGKPFIYGSTPQQERMNILQNFQYNEKVNTIFLSKVGDTSIDLPEATCLIQISSHYGSRRQEAQRLGRILRAKRRNDEGFNAFFYSLVSKDTQEMYYSTKRQAFLVDQGYAFKIITHLHGMEDLPNLAYASPKERRELLQEVLLKNEEAAGVELGEDADNLIGHGVSRKLKSSSTKNQASMAGLAGGEDMAYVEYSRSKKNDEISHHPFFEKNYYRRRKR; this comes from the coding sequence TTATCCCTGATTCTGTCTCTCATATCTTCGCAAACAATGATTTCTCGTACCTAAGGTTGAAACCTGATCACCCAGCACGTCCAATTTGGATTAGTCCTTCAGATGGTAAGATCTATTTGGAAAGTTTTTCTCCGTTGTCCGAGCAAGCCCAGGACTTCTTAGTTACAATTGCAGAACCTGTTAGCAGACCAAATTTTATGCATGAATATAAAATCACTACACATTCATTATACGCTGCTGTTTCTGTTGGTTTAGAGACTGATGATATTATATCGGTTTTGAATAGGTTGTCGAAAGTGCCTGTGGCAACTTCAGTCGTTGATTTCATTAAAGCGGCTACTCACTCCTATGGTAAGGTCAAATTGGTTTTAAAGCACAATAGATATTTTGTagaatcttcttctgcCGAAATTTTGAGAATGTTATTGAAGGATGATGTTATTGGTAAGCTGAGATTAGTACGCACTGATGAACAAGATACGGATGCCTTGGTTCAAACTCAAGCCCCAACTCAAGGAGATTTAGTCATCCCTGgaacgaaaaaaaatgggaagTCTGAAGACAAAGTACAACAAGGGGACGATGCAGCTGGTGACGATTCCAAAGGAGCcgatgaagttgaaaatatttatGCTGACGTTATTGCAGAGGCGGAGGACGAAAATGCCGATGATACAGTTCATTCTTTTGAGGTTGCGGCCGAAAATGTCGAAACTGTCAAGAAAAGATGTCAAGAGATTGACTACCCAATGCTAGAGGAATACGATTTTAGGAACGATACACGTAACCCTGATCTTGAGATAGATTTAAAGCCATCCACCCAGATTAGACCGTACCAAGAGAAATCGTTGAGTAAAATGTTTGGTAACGGCCGTGCGAGGTCTGGTATCATCGTGTTACCATGTGGTGCTGGTAAAACCTTAGTTGGAATTACTGCAGCATGTACCATTAGAAAATCTGTCATTGTTTTATGTACATCATCGGTTTCTGTGATGCAATGGAGACAACAGTTTTTGCAATGGTGTACTATTCAACCAGAAAATGTTGCCGTTTTCACTTCAGAGAATAAGCAAATGTTTCGAGGTGAATCTGGTTTGGTGGTGTCGACATACTCAATGGTAGCAAATACTAGAAACAGGTCGCATGATTCCCAAAAAGTGATGGATTTCTTAACTTCTAGGGAGTGGGGCTTTATCATTCTGGACGAGGTCCATGTTGTTCCTGCAGCTATGTTTAGAAGGGTTGTCACTGCGCTAGCCACCCATGCGAAGCTAGGGTTAACTGCTACCTTAGTTAGAgaggatgaaaaaatttcagatCTTAATTTTCTTATTGGACCAAAAATGTATGAAGCAAACTGGATGGAGTTATCGCAAAAGGGGCATATTGCCAAAGTCCAATGTGCTGAAGTTTGGTGCCCTATGACAAGTGAATTTTATCAGGAATATCTAAGGGAGAACGCTCGGAAAAGAATGCTATTGTACATCATGAATCCTACTAAATTCCAAGCATGTCAATTCTTGATACAGTATCATGAAAGCAGGGGAGATAAAATCATTGTTTTTTCAGACAATGTCTATGCTTTACAAGAGTACGCTTTGAAGCTAGGCAAACCTTTCATTTATGGCTCAACACCACAACAAGAAAGAATGAACATTTTGCAGAACTTCCAGTATAATGAAAAGGTCAACACTATTTTCCTATCAAAGGTGGGTGATACATCTATTGACTTACCTGAAGCAACATGCTTAATTCAGATTTCCTCACATTATGGTTCAAGAAGACAGGAGGCACAACGTTTGGGTCGTATCTTACGTGCCAAACGTAGAAATGATGAAGGTTTTAatgcttttttttattctttagTTTCCAAAGATACACAAGAGATGTATTATTCCACCAAGCGTCAGGCTTTCCTTGTTGACCAAGGTTATGCATTTAAGATTATCACGCATTTGCATGGCATGGAAGATTTACCAAACCTTGCATATGCATCTCCCAAAGAACGTCGGGAGCTATTACAAGAAGTCCTATTGAAGAACGAGGAGGCGGCAGGTGTCGAGCTCGGGGAAGATGCTGATAATTTAATTGGACATGGGGTCTCTagaaaactcaaatcaaGTTCTACCAAAAACCAAGCGTCCATGGCTGGTTTGGCTGGTGGTGAAGATATGGCTTATGTTGAATATTCTAGAAGtaagaaaaatgatgaaatttcaCACCAtccattttttgaaaagaacTACtacagaagaagaaaaaggtag